tatcgaactagcattcaaacccctacaggcgcaactccctactcattggtttatggagcagaagccatcttacctattgaggttgaaataccatctctacgggtctctttgcataatttgatagatgattAAGCATATCGagtctcccatcttcaggacttggaactgcttgatgaaaggcgacaagctgtatacaaccacctaaaagcctatcagcagtgcatgagaagaagctataatcattgggttaaacctcatacatttgaggtaggtgatcttgttctcagggagaattctcacaaccaaccaaacaaagaacatcagggaaagtttgaatccaactggttGGGTCTGTATGTTATCACTGTCATCTTTGGGTCTAGGGTATATCAGTTGGCAACTTCGGAAGGAGAACCActagaagatcctatcaacaacatgcacctcaaacgatttcatacataagttgttcAGAGCATCAAGATCCTCCActatatcaaaaaataccaaaaacattcaagaaaaagtcctgaagaaaatacaaaaaaatcaagaaaataataaagaaaaaatcatgcatccaaatggtgaaaaccactatggtggcaccttgggtaagtatggtggtaaaaacctggtaaatagacgccattcgtaaaggctatggctccattgtctttcagacttgttgcaatcacatccattgcatccattcatatgttatccaaaccatggcttgttattgatctgcaatcagggttagtacttcatgtgtcatGCATCCCGCTTTCATAGCGACGTTTAAACTAGGGGAAATACTTAAtactaatggaagtggattctacattacttgtgattcattgagttcctcatTCAAAACTGTGTGgaaatataccaaaaacattcatcaaCAACTcaaaaaatactaaaaacattcgtaaaaactcaaaaaataccaaaaacattgcaaagcatattattccttgtacatacacatcgcaacaaCACTAAAGAAACATTTTTGAGCTACGTgaacgatgatcacttatcaaatcaaccaaccaagtCAAAACAACTGCACACAACCATCTTCGCAAgcatgcatccttcctcacaaacaagacatgataacattttctttgacaagaaaattcggtTTGGCTAcaaagtacttggttgatttgttatttatttatttatatcaggtccCTACACTACTCCAGAatgtccacaagtgattagagtagttagGATGGCtcatgatatctttttctttgtttgttgtctacggattgttccaatgaagttctggagcatgtactaatggtgtctacgtggtaagttcactaagctacgtgatcatatacaaaaatatagttatagatcactatggcttactaaactaaagtgtatacctcgaccatttgcgcatgaaccaaaatggagggtaAATTTTCCTTGTCTGCGATacttgcttacaggtgaaatgctcaaacttggttcctgctacctcggccaagaccgatactaccatgctcgatgaggaaaataaAGAACTATGAATACTCTAcagatcgtcatttcatctcatctgtttatattgcattttgttgcatctCACCCATTCAGTTGctcattcattgttcatatctATTGTTTGTATGCAAGTAATtcaggtttctatgagaaagcacctaatacaGTTTGTCTTGGGCACAAAATCATGATGGAGTTCTctaatacatcatctcacatctgcattccacatctgcaaattctcaccaacttgcattcatatatcatgaaaggcatggcattatcatttagttgcataaaatgcattcagttcattatcatttagttgcatttagattcatttggaTATTCATTTATGTGCATTGATTTATTCATTACATTAGTGCATTTAAAAACATCAAGTGCATTTGTTCTCATTTACTTgtatttcatcatttcatttagttgcattaagtgcatttaacttcatttaaatacctttcaaaataATTGCATTCATCTATCTTCATATAGTTACCTATTAGTCATTAATGTACATGCACTTCGTCATTACGGTACATTTTTTATCATCTAGTTGCATCTCAATCATTAAGTTGCATTCATCTCAATCATACACaatcattcattatcatttagttgtttaattcatttatcatcatttacttCCATTTTATCAAgaacattcattatcatttagtgcATTCTTTTAAATCATTAAATATGCATTCACTTCAttatcatttaagtttcatttagaCTCATTTAGTAGGTGCATTTGTACCCatttagtttcatctagattcataAAAGATGCAATCATTATCCTTTAAATGCATTAAGGTGAAGTTATTCATTATCATTTAGGGGCATTCATTTAAGAATTAAAGTAcatttattcattaagtgcattcatctaaGAAACATGCATAACATTTTTATAAACATTTGCTCATTCATTTAAGTGCATACATACATAAAATTTGTATAAACGTTTGTTCatccatttaagtgcattcatctagttgcatacataaacatttgatTCACTTTgattcatcttaaaaacatgcagaatttactcatatcatcatcatatcatatcatcaacataagccAGTGTTGTCTATCACAATatcattatttattatctcataaTTTAGCATGCATCGTCATTGCATCACATTAACAATCAATGCAAAATCATCATCCATCCTCTACCTGCATCCACATTATTAgcaaaatcatccatagcatgcatatagaaatcatatcatcaacatatacatctcAAAATCAAATCATTCATAGCATgaatctaagcataactcataaatcatcatcctacataaaaacatacatgtcaTCACATATATACATATCATATAATCACAaacatgggatctcctcatatatcgcaTCATATATAGCATCACAAaagaatacatgtatcagagtacaatgatgtcaaaatataccggctaccaagagccatccaagtcacactCTAAATAACAAAGTAACAAATGCATAAGAATCTCTCAAATAGCACTTTGGCTAGATGTTTCCCCACCACCACCCTCTActcccccaccaccctcaccatctcatcgaggaggacccataacaccaccactactttGAACCCTCTAAGACCGCTCTGATCTCACCcgccgcatctgagaatagctcagtgctcgttgactaactggcacaacctgctcatataatcccctcCAATAGTCAATCTCTCCACCTGCCCGCCACATCTCCCTCAACACCTCCCCAGTTGAACCCTGTCCTTGTACTCCCTCCAACACTCGAACTCTATCCTGCACCTCCCTCATTATATCCACCAGATCATCTCTCTTTCACATCATTACCCTCAACTCAGCCTCCTGTGCAAAAAGTTGGACATCCCTGGCTGCAATCTTTGCCCTTTTGTCCTCTAACCGAGTCTGCAACTGTATAATCATAAAATCCCGCTAatctccctctcctccacctgtggctccccctcccatctccatgggatcctctcctccacctgtggctccccctcccatctccataggcttCACTCCCCCACCAACATCCCTACCTCCTACTCTAGCTGCTCCCTGTATAAGTGGACCCTGTGATAGTCGTAAAGGATTCCCACCTCTTCCTCTCCTCTGTAATCgccctcctccaccacctccacctctgaatctACCCCCGGCCCCTCCCCCTCCTCTTGCTCCACCaaaacctcctccaccacctccctcTCCCCAATATCCTCCTCTTCCCCCACCTCCATCTCCTTTTTCTCCACCCctgcctcctctcctcctctgtcgtCATCTCTTGtcatcctcaaaaggtggtatCAGCTTTGCAGGATCTGAAATCCATGGAATCGGATGTGCGGTACGATACTGTGTGTACtgctctgtcacccctgcatccacAATCTCTGGCCTCATCTGGCATGGTCTCTCCTGTAATGTCCAGAACTCTACCAGGGTCTGATCATAAGGTAACACCAGCCCCACTAAAATCTCTCCTGCactacccgtgcatactcccctCGGCAAACCCTACCtctgtccaaactgcctcatcactctccctggaAACTGTCTCTCCCCATAGTAGGATGTGTGACCAATTAAAAAACGTGTCACAAATACGTACGGTAgggcctctccatcatcctcccagGAATCGCAATCAAGGTTTGGCCTCCATATGATCGTATCTAGGTCATCCAACGCTCGTCGCCAAAACTCCTTCCCCAAATGGGGCTGGCtcatcaaacctccatacatatacacatagggttGATCTATTGCCCTAAACCTCAAGCATACCGGCCATGTGATTggcaggtgctcccatgcccagatatgcagCAAAGTGATCCCTACCCCTTGTGATCTAGCCTCTCGATACACTGCCTCATGTAAATCCTTGTACAGGTGTGCTaacacacatggcccccatgcatagcaggtcccctcggtcatcatcttCTCTATCACCAAACCCCACCCAACGGCCAATCCATGTGAACGTCGATCAGGGCAAAGTAAACCCCTGACGATCCCTGATAACATAGATGGTAGCGACTCATATAGtgctgctatatcctcccatgccacAAAGCCATCCTCAATGTACATATCATCAGCAAATATCCTCTGCACAACTGTCGTCCCCAGGTACCGATCATATGTAACAAGCTCCCCCGTGatcgggatatgcagtatcctccaTACGTCCTCCAACatcaccgtcatctctcccatcTCCAAGTGAAACGTGCCTGTCTCACTGTACCATTGCTCCACCAAAGCCGTCAATAGACCATGATTCGTCTAAATCACAAGTAGGTACATCATGTCATACAAGCCAGTCGCACATACGCAATCTATCTCCGCCTCTGTCAACCACTCCCGCAACTGTTGTGTGGCAAGATGCCTCTCCCGCATCTATAAaatgggaagatcctcctacacatatcaacactcatatcagttgttttgctacaaactttcttaagtttcaacctagactatcaatagatactttgatcaagtatctttgggtctcaacaagtgatcgatcatggcaaacctagactacaacaagcatttttcacaatgacctagtctcaacggggctgctatgattcatcaaaacaactaatcaatcaatcaacacaagCATCCAGAGATATTTTCTCTAACACTAGGGCATTTTTACTACAATCGCGCTACTCTGCTGACAATCACGCTACAACTTGtgcacaaaagcactaaaacaccaAACGCACTAACACAACTATACCATAGCACTATTACACGACAAAAGCACTGCAACATCTACCCGACAACGCTAAGATTACAACAGTGCCATTACTATGACACAATTGCGCTAAACTGACAATAGTCTACAACCACTATAAAATAGTGCCACTGCgacacaatagcgctactttaggcGACTAAAGCGTGCTATTGTCTTACTTGGACTTTGACGcttgaaaaaacatgacaaaaatgcataaaaagaaaaattcaagatttgcgTGTCGTTGGTCCGTAGTCCTCTGGCCGCTGGTATCGACGGATCCGCTCTAACTGGTGATCTGCTATCGGCACAACCATGATGACTATTGCTCACTCCTTcgcaaaaggtcactatcagagctctaaactgctagggagataggtgcaaatgagcctGTTTTTATCTTTTCCCCTCCATATATACCCCATAGCACTAACCCTAATTCACCCCACTCATcgtcgtggtccctgtgaacttcggAAGCCTCTAATTTCTCCATTTTAACTTCGTTTTCTCccgttctttcaccattatttataatttcttctattctacctccccccaacttctttctctttttcgagagatcacccgatttttcaaaaaatttcgacccatctctcgagggggcataccacccgctaaattaacatttatgaggcatatttcttcacacctatttttctttctttgaaacgacgcgataaaccgcaccatctcaaagaggggcaaatgtagtcacataaatttgtccacttaattaaatgaatatttactatttatatgattatttaaccatcaataattagttaattaaattaatatttaattaatttcatcctcaaactcttctcctattaattaaataaattattcaatttatttaaattaattcattaaaccacactctaaatcaattaaataaataaaacacatttatttaatttaaccccctttcctcatttaaataaataaataaatatttatttaaatccctagactacccccccacttgcattctcctacaaatgcaagttgcacttatttagttgaaataaatgaattttattttaattaaaatcttattttctctcacccaccaaacccatttgcatcctaaacccattctagattcttctaaaccattcctaattagcctaatgaccctccctaattattgccacattcctaagggttgtagctattctggctccaaaacgacatgcCTCTACATGATGTCGAAGGCATACCATTCATGTCTAAAATGTCCATGAGACCGACTTGCCTGGGACCCACAGATGACGTGGGCGTATCGGTCGCGGCGATGATGTGGATGATGTTGCCTTTTTACGTTTGATGGGAAAGCTTGCTCGCGGTTAACATTTTCCCAATCGATGTCACGGCGATGCGACGGTTACATCGAACCGTTGGAAAAAGGTCGTTACATGACCGTTCAAATTCTCCAAAGTTGCtaaatcaaaaaaagaaatatttcaaaacatttatataaaaaaatgtttctaataatataaaataaaaattaccaaTGTAAGTTGGTGTCCACATGGGGTATGTTGGTCATTTTGGGCATTGCACTCAGAAACCTCCTTTCGTGTTCATCCGCTCATGCTTCTTCACTGACTTCTTCCTCATTATCACTCACATCCTCTACAAGTACTCCTCTACATTGTGTCCTCCCCATTGCATCCAATCTAGTTGTGATGCCTCTCAACATTTTTGCTATTGCCATATGTACACCTCAAAGGTTCCCCTGACAGTACAAGCCATGAAACATACCTTATACTTGGTTAAACTGACCTTTTGGACACTAGGAAACACTACCAAACAAGTAAGCCAAACAGGGGTGACAACAAAGGTCTCGAACTTTCTATCAGGAAAATAGAACACCTAGAGGAAACTAGTGTAGCATGCAAGTTTCCTCAACTCAACAATTTGTCCTAGCATCATGTTTCTTCACTGATGTCCTCCGGGATTGGAAAAATCATACTATAGTCCTTTGTCTGTACAAATGTCTAGGGAAGTGAGCTTCTTGAATGAACATTTGGGACTCCTGGACaccaaaacacattgttgaagtcTAAATACTTGGATGGCACCCGAAATGAGAGAAAACATCAAAAAGGTTGGAGATGGGATGTGTAGAAGTGTCCTAGGGTCACAAGGTAATAGCTACAAGCATAGATGGGAATCGAATGGACTCTAATCATATACAATGCACCCTAAACTTCCATAATTTTATTCCAACACTTTCACAAAAGTCTCATTCACCTAAAAACCACATTGGGACACTTTGAAAGATCATACGGATTGTCCAAAATGGACCCAAAACGTCACTGATACACTCGAATCCTACCTGGATTCACTCAAAATTGATTGATTCTACAAGACAACAATGAGAGGGGACTCGAAAACCCTCAAGAAATGACATAACACCAACtaagttcattttaagcaccaaatgaagtgttccTATGAAACAAACCAAGATTAAGACAATAAGCATGAAGAAGATAGCATATGCAATGATGTATGAAACTAACATTGGCACACATAAACTAATCCATCTATATCCAATATCAAATGATGCATCAACCTCTGAATAGAGTGTCCATTacacaattacataattacattgCTTTAGAATACACTGCAAAGTTTACATACCATATTATATAGAACCATATATATTTGTACAAACTAAATGGATTCATATTGGTTGATATTTTTATGATTCCCTAAAAAAATGTTGAATAGGAAACTTGCCCAAaccttaaaaaaattattatttatccaTAGGTTTTTTGGCCTTTTGAAGTCAACAATGAGGTCTATTTTGCTTCAAGATGCACCTTGTAAGTTGTTTTagcaaaaaaatcctaaaaatgagaAATGGGTGCTATATCTAAAGCTCAAATACCTTGTAATAGAAACCACAAGGGTTCACAAGAGCCAAGGATCACCTACAACACTACTCACTTCCACACTAGAAAAAGAGTAATTTTTATGCAGTATTTTTAAAGAATGATACAATACAACCTTGATTAAGAAAAAGAATGATATTTGATGCACAATGAGGGAACCTTTGTATATATAGGCAAGGGTGAGACATATGAAAGGATCAAGATGATTACATATGTATTAATCCTATTACATAAGACAAAAAAACTAAATGCCCTATGTAAATTTGACTAGCATGAAAAGGTCCTAAAAGGAAATTATATAGGTAGAAAACTTTGATCACATCAATAGTAATAATGAGAAAGTGGTATTGCACATCTAGAGATCCATTGTAACCATAATCATGAAAGAACACTCTTGATGATATTCTCTTCCTTCATCCCTCAAAATGGATTATATGTATAGTTGAATTAATGGATTTTATGTACAGTAAAGTAATGGATTGGAGGAGCAAAGAATAAGTAATATGTGAACAAACATATTCATGTACTCAACAAAAATATGTAATAGTCTCATAGATAGTATTTTGTGGCAGTTATTAGCTAATGTATCAAAATGTGACAATCAGATATCATGTTATGAGACATTAAAAGGCATCTCCTGAAATTTCCCCCAATTGTGAGGACAAAGGGTAAGTAATAATAGCCAATGTGTGCATAGAAATATGTAAGGAAGTCATAAAACTAAGCATTATAATGTGAGAAAATAGTGTACAAGTATAACATGTTAAATCATAGTGAATGTCATCAAAGAAACAATATAGAGAAATATTCCAAGTGAAATAACATGACATGTGTCACACCATAGACAAGAGTGGCGTGTGAGAACATGTAAGTAGATAAGACACAGAAAACAAGACGTGATCAAaatccaaaatgataaaaaaagacCGAACATATAGAAGGTGAAATCAGAACAAAAGCACACTAAGCAAAGCGCAAGCCAAGCAATGCAACAAGATAATACAAGACATGAGAAAGAAGCACAAGAAGCATGGCTCAATCCAAAAAGGCCAAAGGAAACCCAAAAAATAAAACCAAGCTATATTTTTTGTCAACATGATGAGAGCAATGGCCAAACACTCCATAACTTGGAATCATCTCAAAATCCATTTGGGAAAACACAAAAGAAGACACATCGAAGAAAGAAAAAGGTGGCATGAACCACAACACATATCCAATCACTTTTGTCAATATGCAACTCTAAAGGTTCATTTGTGTCATCTATTTGTTAACTAAAATATGAAAACATCACAAGTATGGAAgcaaagataataaaataaatttcaaccaaTTATATTGGAAGAATCTTCCTCCAAAAGAAAATTTTGCATGTCTCAATCACTAATCTCAATGTCCTTATATCGAATCTTCAAAGTAGAAATTTATCCATGTGTAATGTAGAACTTTTGTCAAATATGCTAGAAAGACAACATTTTTTACTTCACATTCCATAACCTTTATTCGTTTTTCCTTGAAGACAAGTTCTCTTGTAGATTTTGAGCTTGTCTATTGTTTGTATCTTTCTTTAGGACCTATATACTTGAGAACCCTTTGAAGATGTAATATAtttgtctttgttatctatcacaCTATTTTCATTAACTATCAGCATAtatgaaattatttattttttaggcaAAATATGTCCAAACtccaatgaaaaaaaaatgaatggTTCTACTACATCTTACTTTATAAATTGTACCTTTTTGTCCTTGATCATAAAATAATGGCACAATTATCAAATACTTGTATTTTCCCTTTATTTGCATTCCTCTTATTCCTAAGATTTGGTATGTCACATAAATAATCTTTTTCTCCAATGAAATGGTTCTTTGGGGTTCTTAATAAATGCAtccaaaatatttaaataaatatatgataACCTCATACATGGATCTTGCAAACTTCCCTTGCAACACCACCAAATGAAACTTCATTGAGGTGTTTATAGTGGAGTATATGGCatgattacaaaatgattttcaaaacaaaatcaaaagatcAAGTTTGTGCAAGAAATTTTGGAAAATTAGGCATTTAAACGTAATCCAATTCAAATAGATATTCAAAGGCATTCTACTACTGTATTATTGGCCATAATTAATTTTTCaataatttaattttctatttaaaacaataactaaacaaatttgggtggttgtcaaacttgttgattttgTAGACCAACTACGAACACCAAACATAAGGaaatattttagtttttatttCAAAGAGATACAACATTATTGCATCAAATTTTCAAGGGTGAATTTGGGTATTTCTTCCCTTTCAAAATTGATCCAAACCAAAGTTATATCCTTCCCAAATGACACAAGACAAAAAAACCAACATTATGGAAATACCTACAAGAACTATTAATGAAAGTGGACTCTCTAACTAGCACTATCTATCTTGATCTCAACCTACAAACAAACTCTTCAAAGCCCCCTCCCACTTTGGAACTACAAGAAAAATATATGGACAGATAATCAAAATTTGTTCTTTGGTCATCCTTTTATCAATTTCACCAATGTAGCACCAAAATAAGATGTTCAAGAAGAAATTCCAAAAAAGATCAAGAGATAGTAGTTCTTCCATCAATGTGGTATCCAATTCAATGCCAAGAGATCAAGTAGGGGTATAACTCCAACAACAATTCTTCAATGTTTCCACCCTCCAAGAAGAGTAAAAATTGACACACTAGACTCAAATAAGACTCTAACAATAACATGCAAGACtcaagatgatatgaaagcttctCTTAATTGCAATTCTTCCTTCATATGGGTGCACCAATTGAGAATCAAGGTATGCAAGTAAGGGAGGCAAATGCAATGTGTAACTCCTTCCAAGCTTAACTTCACAAATTCCTCTTTTTAAGTGCTTGGATTGCTAATCAACAACTTTTAGCAAGTGGAATCCACATTTCTAGGGTGTCGTTTAGAGAAGGAAATTGTTTGAAATTAAATTTGAATGTCATTCTCCACACCTAAGAAGTCAAGAGTCACATCCAACacacaaaaatgaaaacaaatataCTTTTAGTTGATGTTGATTACTAAATCCCCTAAAATTCTCCCATGCCACATGATTACAGTTCCATCTTGTGAGTGTATTTTATATACTAATACAACATAGAAGAATCTATCTAGCACTACTCTATCCAAGGATGACTAACATTGAACCAATCTAAGCTAAGAACGACATGACTTAAAGTAGGAACTT
The nucleotide sequence above comes from Cryptomeria japonica chromosome 11, Sugi_1.0, whole genome shotgun sequence. Encoded proteins:
- the LOC131073594 gene encoding protein MAINTENANCE OF MERISTEMS-like gives rise to the protein MTVMLEDVWRILHIPITGELVTYDRYLGTTVVQRIFADDMYIEDGFVAWEDIAALYESLPSMLSGIVRGLLCPDRRSHGLAVGWGLVIEKMMTEGTCYAWGPCVLAHLYKDLHEAVYREARSQGVGITLLHIWAWEHLPITWPVCLRFRAIDQPYVYMYGGLMSQPHLGKEFWRRALDDLDTIIWRPNLDCDSWEDDGEALPYVFVTRFLIGHTSYYGERQFPGRVMRQFGQR